A section of the Streptomyces sp. NBC_01591 genome encodes:
- a CDS encoding SGNH/GDSL hydrolase family protein: MKMSRLAALSSSLLLGAVLALTGAATANAATSVQAVDYVALGDSYSSGVGSGSYDSASGACKRSTKAYPALWAAANSPASFAFTACSGARTGDVKANQLGPLSSSTDLVSISIGGNDAGFADVMTTCVLQSEATCLNRIATARSYVDSTLPGNLDSVYSAIQAKAPAARVVVLGYPRFYEIGGTCAVGLSDKVRTAINGAADYLNAATAKRAADHGFAYADVAGTFTGHEICSGSAWLHSLNWLNIGESYHPTAAGQSGGYLPVLDSAA, translated from the coding sequence ATGAAGATGTCCAGACTCGCGGCGCTCTCGTCCTCGCTCCTGCTCGGTGCCGTACTCGCTCTGACCGGAGCGGCCACCGCCAACGCCGCAACGTCTGTTCAGGCCGTCGACTACGTCGCCCTCGGCGATTCGTACTCCTCGGGTGTCGGGTCCGGCAGTTACGACAGTGCCAGTGGTGCCTGCAAGCGCAGCACCAAGGCGTATCCCGCCCTCTGGGCCGCCGCCAACTCGCCCGCCTCGTTCGCCTTCACCGCTTGCTCGGGCGCTCGTACGGGTGATGTGAAGGCCAATCAGCTCGGCCCCCTCAGCTCCTCGACCGACCTCGTCTCGATCTCCATCGGCGGCAATGACGCGGGCTTCGCCGACGTCATGACCACCTGTGTCCTCCAGTCCGAGGCCACCTGCCTCAACCGGATCGCCACGGCCCGCAGCTATGTCGACTCCACCCTGCCCGGCAACCTCGACTCGGTGTACTCGGCGATCCAGGCCAAGGCGCCGGCCGCCCGTGTCGTCGTTCTCGGATACCCGCGCTTCTACGAGATCGGCGGCACCTGCGCCGTCGGTCTGAGCGACAAGGTGCGCACCGCGATCAACGGGGCGGCCGACTACCTCAATGCGGCGACCGCCAAGCGCGCGGCCGACCACGGCTTCGCCTACGCCGACGTCGCGGGGACGTTCACCGGTCACGAGATCTGCTCCGGAAGTGCCTGGCTGCACAGCCTCAACTGGCTCAACATCGGCGAGTCCTACCACCCCACCGCCGCCGGACAGTCGGGCGGCTACCTGCCCGTCCTCGACTCGGCGGCCTGA
- a CDS encoding GntR family transcriptional regulator produces MTLKIALDPDAGTAPYEQLRTQISELARSGALPVGFRLPTVRGFAEELGLAANTVAKAYRALEADGVIETRGRNGTFIAAAGDAADRHAAAAAQEYAEQARRLGLSRDEALSLAQDAVRAAYGTG; encoded by the coding sequence GTGACCCTGAAGATCGCTCTTGATCCGGATGCCGGTACCGCCCCGTACGAGCAACTGCGCACGCAGATCTCCGAACTGGCCCGCTCCGGCGCGCTGCCCGTCGGTTTCAGACTTCCGACGGTACGCGGCTTCGCCGAGGAGCTCGGCCTCGCCGCGAACACCGTCGCGAAGGCGTACCGCGCGCTGGAGGCCGACGGGGTGATCGAGACCCGTGGGCGCAACGGCACGTTCATCGCCGCCGCCGGTGACGCGGCGGACCGTCATGCGGCGGCCGCGGCACAGGAGTACGCGGAGCAGGCGCGGCGGCTGGGCCTGTCCCGGGACGAGGCACTGTCCCTGGCGCAGGACGCGGTGCGGGCGGCGTACGGGACGGGGTGA
- a CDS encoding ABC transporter permease, with protein sequence MLGRHLQRIKAAPGVVILTQTMPITMLLFFGYVFGSALAMPGQEYRAFLVPGLLAATAAGGIMTGMFQSAQDCHRGVMDRFRALPMSRPAVPFGQTAADLLTTAVGMVPLALVGLAVGWRIEGGPLAALGAFGLLLLFRFATSWVGCWLGLLIRNEEAAGQLGSATFVLPLLSSAYIPTDNLPHWLRTVAEWNPISAMASATRDLFGNAPPAADAAWPVTHPVAGTLAWSAVLLTVFVPLSVRRYARGGE encoded by the coding sequence ATGCTGGGCCGCCATCTGCAGCGGATCAAGGCGGCCCCGGGCGTGGTGATCCTGACCCAGACCATGCCGATCACCATGCTGCTGTTCTTCGGGTACGTGTTCGGCAGCGCACTGGCCATGCCCGGTCAGGAGTACCGCGCGTTCCTGGTGCCGGGTCTGCTGGCCGCGACAGCCGCGGGCGGCATCATGACCGGGATGTTCCAGTCCGCGCAGGACTGCCACCGCGGGGTGATGGACCGCTTCCGCGCACTGCCGATGAGCCGGCCCGCCGTGCCGTTCGGCCAGACCGCCGCCGACCTGCTGACCACGGCCGTCGGCATGGTCCCGCTGGCCCTGGTCGGGCTCGCGGTCGGCTGGCGGATCGAGGGCGGACCGCTCGCCGCCCTGGGCGCCTTCGGGCTGCTGCTGCTGTTCCGCTTCGCCACGTCCTGGGTGGGCTGCTGGCTGGGCCTGCTGATCCGCAACGAGGAGGCGGCGGGCCAGCTGGGCAGTGCCACCTTCGTCCTGCCGCTGCTGTCGAGCGCGTACATCCCGACCGACAATCTGCCGCACTGGCTGCGGACGGTCGCGGAGTGGAACCCGATCAGCGCGATGGCCTCGGCCACCCGCGACCTGTTCGGCAACGCGCCCCCGGCGGCCGACGCCGCCTGGCCGGTCACCCACCCGGTGGCCGGGACGCTCGCCTGGTCGGCGGTGCTCCTCACGGTGTTCGTGCCGCTGTCCGTACGGCGTTACGCGCGCGGCGGCGAATGA
- a CDS encoding ATP-binding cassette domain-containing protein, with protein MTTTYAVLSEGLEKRYGDVHALRGLDLVVAEGTVCGVLGQNGAGKTTAVRVLTTLTAPDGGSALVAGHDVMREAGAVRAAIGVTGQDTSVDGELSGRQNLRLFAKLQRFRGETARARADELLDRFELTEAADRPARTYSGGMRRRLDLAASLLTRPRVLFLDEPTTGLDPHSRNQVWAAVRELADRGTTVLLTTQYLEEADQLADDIVLIDRGRAAHRGTPAELKSRIGSYAEVVVAHESALVPAAGVLDQLTGTEPVLDHERRTVGAVATDATLTLPRIVRELDAAGVPLVDASLRPPTLDEVFLRLTDRGDGRTSPPLKETAA; from the coding sequence ATGACAACTACGTACGCTGTACTTAGTGAAGGTCTGGAGAAGCGCTACGGCGATGTCCACGCGCTGCGCGGGCTCGATCTCGTGGTCGCCGAGGGCACCGTCTGCGGAGTGCTGGGGCAGAACGGCGCGGGCAAGACCACCGCCGTCCGGGTGCTCACCACGTTGACGGCGCCGGACGGCGGCAGCGCCCTGGTCGCGGGCCACGACGTGATGCGCGAGGCGGGCGCGGTGCGCGCGGCGATCGGCGTCACCGGGCAGGACACCTCGGTCGACGGCGAACTGTCCGGCCGGCAGAACCTGCGGCTCTTCGCCAAGCTGCAGCGGTTCCGCGGCGAGACGGCACGCGCCCGCGCCGACGAGCTCCTGGACCGCTTCGAGCTGACCGAGGCGGCCGACCGCCCGGCCCGCACCTACTCGGGCGGCATGCGCCGCCGCCTCGACCTCGCCGCCAGCCTGCTGACCCGCCCGCGGGTGCTCTTCCTGGACGAACCGACCACCGGTCTCGACCCGCACAGCCGCAACCAGGTCTGGGCGGCGGTACGGGAGCTGGCCGACCGGGGCACGACCGTGCTGCTCACCACGCAGTACCTGGAGGAGGCCGATCAGCTGGCCGACGACATCGTGCTGATCGACCGGGGCCGGGCCGCCCACCGCGGCACCCCCGCCGAGCTGAAGTCCCGCATCGGCAGTTACGCCGAAGTGGTCGTCGCCCATGAGTCGGCACTGGTCCCGGCGGCCGGCGTGCTCGACCAGCTCACCGGCACCGAACCGGTGCTCGACCACGAGCGCCGCACCGTGGGCGCCGTCGCGACCGACGCCACGCTCACCCTGCCCCGTATCGTCCGCGAACTCGACGCGGCGGGCGTACCGCTGGTCGACGCGAGCCTGCGCCCGCCCACGCTCGACGAGGTCTTCCTCCGCCTGACCGACCGCGGCGACGGCCGCACCTCCCCGCCCCTGAAGGAGACGGCAGCATGA
- a CDS encoding TetR/AcrR family transcriptional regulator yields the protein MSEKRAARLSPDERRAQLVAIGLDMLADRSLDELSTDDVARRAGISRGLLFHYFDSKRDFYRAVVQQECDDFVAATEPDPSLGPVPWLRSFIAGFVLYVLEHRKVYLALVRGAAGSHPVVEDIVDGTRATLARRVAEGQRRLGMPDSPRLAVAARAWTAFAEEAVTSWPRGGPDASAELGAFLESSFISLLGALDRPCVLPR from the coding sequence ATGTCCGAAAAGCGAGCCGCGCGCCTGAGCCCCGACGAACGAAGGGCCCAGCTGGTCGCCATCGGCCTGGACATGCTCGCCGACCGGTCGCTGGACGAACTCTCCACGGACGACGTGGCCCGGCGGGCCGGCATCTCGCGAGGGCTGCTCTTCCACTATTTCGACTCCAAGCGCGACTTCTACCGCGCCGTGGTGCAGCAGGAGTGCGACGACTTCGTCGCAGCCACGGAACCGGACCCCTCGCTGGGGCCCGTCCCCTGGCTGCGGTCGTTCATCGCCGGCTTCGTGCTGTACGTGCTGGAGCACCGCAAGGTCTATCTCGCCCTGGTCCGCGGTGCCGCGGGCAGTCACCCCGTGGTGGAGGACATCGTCGACGGAACCAGGGCCACCCTCGCCCGGCGGGTGGCGGAGGGGCAGCGGCGGCTCGGGATGCCGGACTCGCCGCGGCTGGCCGTCGCAGCCCGGGCCTGGACGGCGTTCGCGGAGGAGGCCGTGACCAGCTGGCCGCGCGGCGGACCGGACGCGTCGGCGGAGCTCGGAGCCTTCCTGGAGTCGAGCTTCATCAGCCTGCTCGGTGCCCTGGACCGGCCCTGTGTGCTGCCCCGGTGA
- a CDS encoding GNAT family N-acetyltransferase, producing MTVIVRDFLPADAEDWVRVRRAALPFMVTTPECVTFELATAHPDKRSRLLVAEEDGELIGTAQVGLVHDSPEPGLGFCNTYTHPDRTGRGAGALLLSTAEEYLAREGATAIYTWVLATPSNLAFAEKRGYAPSRPAHFLHLDLTGPLPLRQELPPGVELRTGADFADDPRPLFEADAETTADEPSDTPMELSDYEDWLNHTWRTPALDHELTSVAVVDGEVAAFSAAETDGLTRYMSGMTGTRRAYRNRGLAKLAKNDSLHRARAAGYTDAYTGNDADNGPMLAINRWFGYEICATEVRHVRKLG from the coding sequence ATGACTGTCATCGTTCGCGACTTCCTCCCCGCCGACGCGGAGGACTGGGTGCGGGTCCGGCGTGCCGCGCTGCCCTTCATGGTGACGACGCCCGAGTGCGTCACCTTCGAACTGGCCACGGCCCACCCGGACAAGCGCTCCCGGCTGCTGGTCGCCGAGGAGGACGGGGAACTCATCGGGACCGCGCAGGTCGGCCTCGTCCACGACAGCCCCGAACCCGGGCTGGGGTTCTGCAACACGTACACGCATCCGGACCGTACCGGGCGCGGGGCGGGTGCGCTGCTGCTGAGCACGGCCGAGGAGTACCTGGCGCGGGAGGGCGCGACCGCGATCTACACCTGGGTGCTCGCCACCCCGTCGAACCTGGCCTTCGCCGAGAAGCGCGGCTATGCGCCGAGCCGACCGGCGCACTTCCTCCACCTCGATCTGACCGGGCCGCTGCCGCTCCGTCAGGAACTCCCGCCGGGCGTAGAGCTGCGTACCGGCGCGGACTTCGCGGACGACCCGCGCCCGCTCTTCGAGGCGGACGCCGAGACCACGGCCGACGAGCCGAGCGACACCCCGATGGAGCTGTCCGACTACGAGGACTGGCTGAATCACACCTGGCGCACCCCCGCGCTCGACCACGAGCTCACCTCGGTCGCGGTGGTGGACGGGGAAGTCGCGGCGTTCAGCGCCGCGGAGACCGATGGTCTGACCCGGTACATGTCCGGGATGACCGGCACCCGCCGCGCGTACCGCAACCGGGGCCTGGCCAAGCTCGCCAAGAACGACTCGCTGCACCGGGCGCGCGCCGCCGGGTACACGGACGCGTACACCGGCAATGACGCGGACAACGGCCCGATGCTGGCCATCAATCGATGGTTCGGCTACGAGATCTGTGCCACGGAGGTGCGCCATGTCCGCAAGCTCGGCTGA
- a CDS encoding DUF5925 domain-containing protein produces the protein MGAMSANPESALPIRLTVDDSDSPSDVVDALFLGRFATGEQPYSHSSSLERVKAGATLLPPAAKVLRAARDDDRSATLAEGDGWTLLISRWNRGADVTVTATGPELARRILDQATDGALDEPEPQPENVTMGFWYVSPRRGPHRTTRQIAAGTWDEVRGNYTAPVADAMDRLMNVTPDDIAGRLLLLHGPPGTGKTSALRTLARSWRDWCQVDCVLDPERLFNDVGYLMDIAIGEDDGTSKGRWRLLLLEDCDELIRGEAKHTAGQALSRLLNLTDGLLGQGRNVLVGVTTNEDLERLHPAVVRPGRCLARIEVGSLTRKEAVAWLGTEEGLGREATTLAELYALRRGSGPASVPKQDSGADAGLYL, from the coding sequence ATGGGCGCCATGTCCGCCAATCCCGAGTCCGCTCTGCCGATCCGGCTCACCGTCGACGACAGCGATTCCCCGTCGGATGTCGTCGACGCGCTGTTCCTCGGCCGTTTCGCGACGGGCGAGCAGCCGTACTCGCACAGCTCCTCCCTGGAACGCGTCAAGGCCGGGGCGACCCTGCTGCCCCCGGCCGCCAAGGTGCTGCGCGCCGCCCGCGACGACGACCGCAGCGCCACGCTCGCCGAGGGCGACGGCTGGACGCTGCTCATCTCGCGGTGGAACCGCGGCGCCGATGTCACGGTCACCGCGACCGGCCCGGAACTGGCCCGGCGCATCCTCGACCAGGCGACGGACGGTGCCCTGGACGAGCCCGAACCCCAGCCCGAGAACGTGACGATGGGCTTCTGGTACGTCTCTCCGCGCCGCGGCCCGCACCGCACCACCCGGCAGATCGCCGCCGGCACCTGGGACGAGGTCCGCGGCAACTACACGGCGCCGGTGGCCGATGCCATGGACCGGCTGATGAACGTCACGCCCGACGACATCGCCGGCCGGCTGCTCCTGCTGCACGGCCCACCGGGCACCGGCAAGACGTCCGCGCTGCGCACGCTCGCGCGCTCGTGGCGGGACTGGTGCCAGGTCGACTGCGTGCTCGACCCCGAGCGGCTCTTCAACGACGTCGGCTATCTGATGGACATCGCGATCGGCGAGGACGACGGCACGTCCAAGGGCCGGTGGCGGCTGCTGCTGCTGGAGGACTGCGACGAGCTGATCCGCGGCGAGGCCAAGCACACCGCCGGCCAGGCGCTGTCCCGGCTGCTGAACCTCACCGACGGGCTGCTCGGACAGGGCCGCAATGTGCTGGTGGGCGTCACCACCAACGAGGACCTGGAGCGGCTCCATCCGGCCGTGGTCAGGCCCGGCCGCTGCCTCGCCAGGATCGAGGTGGGCTCACTGACCCGCAAGGAGGCGGTGGCCTGGCTGGGTACGGAGGAAGGACTGGGCCGCGAGGCCACGACACTCGCCGAGCTGTACGCACTGCGGCGCGGAAGCGGCCCCGCGTCGGTGCCGAAGCAGGACTCCGGGGCGGACGCAGGCCTGTACCTCTGA